The following are from one region of the Hymenobacter radiodurans genome:
- a CDS encoding glycosyl hydrolase family 28-related protein: MEQPLTVIERNTNTYDLPVGWGHKYNFTQNIYNVKTDSRLAVKAVGDGITNDKPAIQTAISMAKKAGGGIIFFPEGIYKLLHSGWGGLELGDRVILAGEGIDKTVLRYGYPGESGVGVRLNPGVKTTGLADLTIENISDGGHWASNLSASGVEEFFMQRVCWKLNQGRWLDIADANKVCIVNCDFTQGVTATTGYRGPLRMDGSQNVVYADNKMVYANDGLHFGHTRERGGAQNIVFENNKTYRDGSARWPRNARVITHVTTWNFARNVAILNNTFHVINGRPQNTNDGETILSEQGANYAPDESVGTVSSATSNTLTDNTKAWGIWYNLGLGSALCMAKGWANGGRLRTGPQPPSPWKVIGK, encoded by the coding sequence GTGGAGCAGCCGCTTACTGTTATTGAAAGAAACACTAATACCTATGACCTTCCTGTTGGCTGGGGCCATAAATACAACTTTACTCAAAACATCTATAATGTAAAAACTGATTCTCGTCTCGCAGTAAAGGCCGTAGGAGACGGAATAACGAATGACAAGCCAGCTATCCAAACCGCCATAAGTATGGCTAAAAAAGCGGGCGGAGGGATTATTTTCTTCCCAGAGGGAATCTATAAGTTACTCCATAGTGGTTGGGGAGGATTGGAGTTAGGAGACCGAGTGATACTAGCAGGGGAAGGAATTGATAAAACGGTTCTCCGCTATGGCTACCCTGGGGAAAGTGGTGTTGGAGTACGCCTAAATCCGGGCGTAAAAACCACAGGGTTGGCCGATTTAACTATTGAGAATATATCCGATGGTGGCCATTGGGCTTCCAACTTGAGTGCTTCTGGGGTCGAGGAATTCTTTATGCAGCGAGTGTGCTGGAAGCTGAACCAAGGCAGGTGGCTAGATATCGCCGATGCTAATAAGGTATGTATCGTCAACTGTGACTTCACCCAGGGAGTAACAGCAACAACAGGTTATCGAGGTCCCTTGCGTATGGATGGTAGCCAGAATGTGGTGTATGCAGATAATAAAATGGTATATGCAAACGATGGACTGCACTTCGGCCATACCCGAGAAAGGGGGGGGGCGCAAAACATTGTGTTTGAGAATAATAAAACTTACCGGGATGGTAGTGCGCGGTGGCCACGTAATGCTCGAGTGATCACGCACGTCACCACCTGGAATTTTGCCCGTAATGTGGCTATTCTGAACAATACATTTCACGTGATTAATGGACGCCCGCAGAACACGAATGACGGGGAAACCATTTTATCAGAACAAGGTGCTAATTATGCGCCTGATGAGTCCGTTGGCACCGTTTCCAGTGCGACCAGCAATACCCTTACTGACAATACCAAAGCTTGGGGAATTTGGTACAACCTCGGGTTGGGGTCGGCATTGTGCATGGCAAAGGGATGGGCCAATGGCGGCAGATTACGAACCGGACCGCAACCACCCTCACCTTGGAAAGTAATTGGGAAGTGA
- a CDS encoding NosD domain-containing protein encodes MGQWRQITNRTATTLTLESNWEVIPDHTSRYAIWTWGAENWLVQGNVMEGNQRGIMLSQNANHDIAIVGNTLINNGSIDIAPFNEKHQTGKLPLGCILPGISR; translated from the coding sequence ATGGGCCAATGGCGGCAGATTACGAACCGGACCGCAACCACCCTCACCTTGGAAAGTAATTGGGAAGTGATACCTGATCATACGTCCCGCTATGCTATCTGGACTTGGGGGGCAGAAAATTGGCTGGTGCAAGGAAATGTAATGGAAGGTAACCAGCGCGGGATTATGTTGTCGCAAAACGCTAACCACGACATTGCCATAGTAGGTAATACCCTGATTAATAATGGTTCCATTGATATTGCCCCTTTCAACGAGAAACACCAAACTGGCAAACTACCATTGGGATGTATCCTACCTGGAATATCCAGATAG
- a CDS encoding WcaI family glycosyltransferase, with amino-acid sequence MITSKKHLLLIGYNFYPEPTGIGKYNGEMIAWLAKKGYTCTVITTYPYYPYWKVQEPYFKNRFSFTTEVIAYPSGGKITICRCPIYVPAKPSGIKRIILDLSFLFTALIKLIHLLCKHKFEYVITIAPAFELGFLGILCKFLQKSTFIYHIQDMQIEAARDLHMIKSAFLIKVLFKIERFIFDKSDFITTISEAMAIKIHEKSEKKVHFFPNWADTSLFFPIQDKCKLKTLFGFSNAERIVLYSGAIGEKQGLENILYVANQFRENHTNIKFIICGSGPYKDHLIRLAQELNLTNIQFFPVQPLEKFNYFLNLADVHLVIQKCSTCDLVMPSKLTTILAIGD; translated from the coding sequence ATGATAACTAGCAAAAAACATCTGTTATTGATAGGCTATAATTTCTATCCTGAGCCTACAGGAATTGGTAAGTACAACGGGGAAATGATTGCTTGGCTTGCTAAAAAAGGATATACCTGTACCGTCATTACTACCTATCCGTATTATCCTTACTGGAAGGTTCAAGAACCCTATTTTAAAAATCGCTTTTCTTTTACAACCGAAGTTATAGCCTATCCATCTGGAGGCAAAATCACTATTTGTCGCTGCCCAATTTATGTACCGGCTAAACCTTCGGGCATCAAAAGAATTATTTTAGATTTATCTTTCTTATTTACTGCATTAATTAAGCTAATTCACTTGCTTTGCAAACACAAATTCGAATATGTGATTACTATCGCGCCCGCTTTTGAACTCGGTTTTTTAGGAATATTATGTAAGTTTTTACAAAAATCTACCTTTATTTATCACATACAAGATATGCAAATCGAAGCCGCTCGTGATCTACACATGATTAAATCCGCCTTCTTAATCAAGGTACTATTTAAAATTGAAAGATTCATTTTCGATAAATCGGATTTCATCACTACTATATCCGAAGCTATGGCAATCAAAATACATGAAAAATCAGAGAAAAAAGTTCACTTTTTCCCAAATTGGGCCGACACCAGTCTTTTTTTTCCTATACAAGACAAGTGCAAACTGAAAACCTTATTTGGCTTTAGTAACGCCGAAAGAATTGTTTTATACTCAGGTGCAATTGGGGAAAAGCAAGGATTAGAAAACATTTTGTATGTTGCAAACCAATTCCGAGAAAACCACACTAATATTAAATTTATTATCTGTGGATCCGGCCCCTATAAAGATCACTTGATACGGTTAGCGCAAGAGCTGAATCTTACTAACATTCAATTTTTTCCGGTGCAGCCACTTGAAAAGTTCAACTATTTTCTCAACCTAGCTGATGTTCATTTAGTTATTCAAAAATGCAGCACGTGTGATTTAGTAATGCCATCTAAACTCACTACAATACTAGCTATTGGGGATTAG
- a CDS encoding WcaF family extracellular polysaccharide biosynthesis acetyltransferase produces MQTDLSKFDVGDYKAGSKGKVIAWYFINYYIFDSAFPWPYKFKVMLLRFFGAQIGEGIVIKTKVRIKYPWLLTLGRNCWIGESVWIDNLDTVSIGNNVSISQGAMLLTGNHDYRLSNFPYRLGKIQLEDGVWIGARSVVCPGVICKSHSILTVQSVATKNMEAWSIYSGNPAAFVRARTMHI; encoded by the coding sequence ATGCAAACTGATCTGTCTAAATTTGATGTTGGTGATTACAAAGCGGGCTCTAAAGGAAAAGTAATTGCTTGGTATTTCATTAATTATTACATTTTTGACTCTGCATTTCCTTGGCCCTATAAATTCAAAGTAATGTTATTGCGCTTCTTTGGGGCTCAAATAGGAGAAGGAATCGTGATTAAAACTAAAGTAAGAATTAAATATCCTTGGTTGTTAACCCTCGGAAGAAATTGTTGGATAGGAGAATCGGTATGGATAGACAACCTGGATACTGTTTCCATAGGAAATAACGTAAGTATATCACAGGGGGCTATGTTGCTTACAGGCAACCATGATTATAGACTGAGTAACTTTCCTTATCGCTTGGGCAAAATACAATTAGAAGATGGCGTGTGGATTGGAGCTCGGTCGGTTGTTTGCCCAGGGGTTATTTGTAAATCTCATTCGATCTTAACCGTGCAATCGGTGGCTACAAAGAATATGGAGGCCTGGTCCATTTATTCGGGCAATCCGGCAGCATTCGTCAGAGCTCGTACTATGCACATTTAA
- a CDS encoding glycosyltransferase produces the protein MREAFLATCPALGNRSYLLFLSRIDEKKGVDLLINGYKMLFRQLAEDGVCITRAAGLGKAPTSLPAARKQMPTLVIAGPGLDSRYGQGLRQAAAELPASVVFFPGMLTGDAKWGAFYGCESFVLPSHQENFGIAVVEALACSKPVLITNKVNIWREVIANGCGLVADDTLKGTQELLERWIDLPPLRKN, from the coding sequence ATGCGGGAAGCATTTTTGGCCACCTGCCCTGCGCTGGGCAATCGTTCCTATCTGCTGTTTCTGAGCCGGATAGACGAAAAAAAAGGCGTTGATTTGTTGATTAATGGTTACAAAATGCTCTTTCGGCAGTTGGCTGAAGATGGGGTATGTATTACTCGCGCAGCTGGTCTTGGTAAGGCGCCGACTTCTCTGCCTGCCGCCCGTAAGCAGATGCCAACACTCGTTATTGCCGGTCCGGGGCTGGACTCACGCTACGGCCAAGGCCTGCGTCAGGCAGCTGCCGAACTACCCGCATCTGTCGTTTTCTTTCCAGGAATGCTTACTGGTGACGCTAAGTGGGGGGCTTTCTACGGCTGTGAGTCCTTTGTGTTGCCTAGTCATCAAGAAAACTTTGGGATTGCAGTGGTGGAGGCGTTAGCATGTAGCAAGCCGGTTCTTATCACTAATAAAGTAAATATCTGGCGCGAGGTTATAGCGAACGGGTGCGGGTTAGTGGCGGATGACACCTTAAAGGGTACACAAGAATTATTGGAACGCTGGATAGATTTACCCCCGCTCAGAAAAAACTAA
- a CDS encoding glycosyltransferase, which translates to MQLVFFTHPDFIKSQSMPRFARMLAEGMRERGHKVEIWSSPPRLCRLSGPSTLKKWLGYIDQYILFPSQIQRRIKLCSPHTLFVFTDQALGPWVPLVHDRPHIIHCHDFLAQQSAKGQIQENPTSWTGRLYQSFIQWGYSKGKYFISVSEKTQHDLHHFLPELPLYSTVVYNGLNWNYTPLEPRKARHLVGAAMGLNLASGYLLHVGGNLFYKNRIGVIELYNAWRLQGGAALPLLLIGEQPSPQLLQAQIQSPYKKSIYFISSVPDELVQLAYTGALVLLFPSLAEGFGWPIAEAMASGCPVITTGEAPMTEVGGTVAFYLPRRPATDNATTWAQDGATLIEQVVTLPPRERAQVVAAGLTNAGRFETNKALNRIEEIYQSILPTFPSE; encoded by the coding sequence ATGCAGCTTGTTTTTTTTACCCATCCCGATTTTATAAAGTCTCAAAGCATGCCCCGTTTCGCCCGGATGCTTGCAGAGGGGATGCGAGAACGCGGGCATAAGGTAGAAATTTGGTCCTCCCCTCCCAGGCTTTGCCGCTTATCAGGCCCAAGCACTTTGAAAAAATGGTTGGGCTATATAGATCAGTACATCCTATTTCCCAGTCAAATACAACGACGAATAAAGTTATGCTCTCCTCATACGCTCTTTGTCTTTACTGATCAAGCGCTAGGTCCATGGGTTCCCTTAGTTCATGACCGCCCCCATATTATTCATTGTCACGATTTTTTAGCGCAGCAATCGGCAAAAGGTCAAATTCAGGAAAATCCAACGAGCTGGACTGGCCGACTATATCAATCGTTTATTCAGTGGGGTTATTCAAAAGGGAAATATTTTATCTCGGTCTCGGAAAAAACGCAACATGATCTGCATCACTTTCTTCCGGAATTACCCCTGTACTCAACCGTAGTGTATAATGGTCTGAACTGGAACTACACTCCACTCGAACCCCGTAAAGCACGACACCTAGTAGGGGCAGCAATGGGCTTAAATCTCGCTTCCGGTTACCTACTTCATGTAGGAGGCAACTTGTTTTATAAAAATCGCATAGGCGTTATTGAACTCTATAATGCTTGGCGTTTACAAGGGGGAGCAGCCCTACCACTCTTATTAATAGGTGAACAACCATCCCCCCAGCTATTACAAGCCCAAATCCAGTCGCCATATAAAAAAAGCATCTATTTTATAAGCAGCGTTCCGGATGAATTAGTGCAGCTAGCTTACACAGGAGCCTTGGTTCTTCTTTTTCCGTCGCTAGCGGAGGGCTTTGGATGGCCCATTGCTGAAGCTATGGCTTCAGGCTGTCCAGTCATTACAACCGGTGAAGCGCCCATGACGGAGGTAGGAGGAACTGTGGCATTTTACCTGCCGCGCCGGCCGGCGACAGACAATGCCACGACTTGGGCGCAGGATGGGGCGACGCTTATCGAGCAGGTCGTTACGCTCCCTCCACGCGAACGGGCCCAGGTTGTGGCCGCAGGATTAACCAACGCGGGTAGATTTGAGACCAATAAGGCATTGAACCGCATAGAAGAAATTTATCAGAGTATTCTTCCTACGTTTCCAAGCGAATGA
- a CDS encoding CgeB family protein, which yields MANILYLGCDVHGSTSLHRAQALARLGHTISHHNPAAAATGVMGSPWLDPIHYRTGYRILQSPIRSWLSKIIDSIPKPDLVWVDSGEFFGPTAIACLKGLACPILLYNVDDPTGPRDGRRFDSLLKALPLYDLVVVVRKETEAECLSLGAKQVMRVIRSYDEVAHQPFLNPTDIPTKFRSEVIFIGTWMRYEKRDEFLLQLLEQGIPLSIWGSRWQKSPYWAKLQIAYRGGSLSGRDYVAAIQGSKICLGLLSKGNRDLHTQRSLEVPFAAGLLCAERTAEHLEMYQEGKEAVFWSDAKECASICQRLLLNDSLRENIRVAGQKRVLALQVGNESICRKILTHWHIG from the coding sequence ATGGCAAATATTCTTTATTTAGGTTGTGATGTGCATGGTTCTACGTCCCTCCACCGGGCGCAAGCGCTTGCCCGGCTAGGACATACTATTTCGCATCATAATCCCGCGGCAGCGGCTACTGGAGTCATGGGATCCCCATGGCTCGACCCTATTCATTACCGGACGGGCTACCGGATCTTGCAATCACCTATACGTTCCTGGCTAAGTAAAATTATTGATTCAATACCAAAGCCTGATCTGGTTTGGGTGGATAGCGGTGAATTCTTTGGACCTACGGCCATTGCCTGTTTAAAAGGGCTAGCATGCCCCATCTTACTCTACAATGTTGATGACCCTACGGGCCCAAGAGATGGTCGAAGATTCGACTCGTTGCTAAAAGCGTTGCCGCTGTACGACTTAGTAGTGGTAGTACGCAAAGAAACGGAAGCAGAATGCCTTAGCTTAGGAGCGAAACAGGTGATGCGTGTAATAAGAAGCTATGATGAGGTTGCGCATCAACCTTTTCTGAACCCAACAGATATTCCAACCAAGTTTCGCTCCGAAGTGATTTTTATCGGCACTTGGATGCGCTATGAGAAACGGGATGAGTTCCTGCTTCAACTCCTAGAACAAGGTATTCCCCTTAGTATTTGGGGTAGCCGTTGGCAAAAATCACCGTATTGGGCCAAGTTGCAAATAGCCTACCGTGGGGGCTCCTTGAGCGGTCGCGATTATGTTGCTGCCATTCAGGGATCCAAAATATGTCTCGGCTTGCTCTCAAAAGGAAATCGTGATCTCCATACCCAACGATCCTTAGAAGTACCGTTTGCCGCCGGCTTATTATGTGCGGAACGCACAGCAGAGCATCTGGAAATGTATCAGGAAGGGAAAGAAGCAGTTTTTTGGTCTGATGCTAAGGAGTGCGCAAGTATTTGCCAAAGGCTACTCTTGAATGACTCGCTACGGGAGAATATCCGGGTAGCGGGCCAAAAACGAGTCCTAGCCTTACAAGTTGGAAATGAAAGTATTTGCCGCAAAATTCTGACCCATTGGCATATTGGCTAA
- a CDS encoding glycosyltransferase family 4 protein, whose protein sequence is MSVTQISLGRFHHFHLARQMERNGLLTCIWTGYPLLKLGDEEGIPTGKIRTFPWLHTPYMARGRFGLAKWPWLNREWSWLAQDTLDRYVAAQLKQATTLIALSGSGLHSGAVAQRQGGYHICDRGSSHIRFQDRILREEYARFGVPFPGIDPRIIAKEEAEYQQADFITVPSEFVKKSFIEMGVPVRKLVKMVYGARLDRFKPVGEPPKDRFRVLWVGSVSLRKGFLDLLEAFASLKSHNKELLVVGSVDPEMKSLLKSRRKVEGVCFRGTVSNQELPMLYSTAHVFVLPSIEEGLSMVQGEALACGCPVIASTNTGAEDLFSDKVEGYIVPIRAPEKLRERLEQLLEDNQLRLEMSEAAKLRVKALGGWDSYGNSFTQLIKSL, encoded by the coding sequence ATGAGTGTTACTCAGATCTCACTTGGGCGGTTTCATCATTTCCATTTAGCACGACAAATGGAACGCAATGGCCTGTTGACCTGCATCTGGACAGGGTATCCCTTACTAAAATTAGGAGATGAGGAAGGAATTCCCACGGGCAAAATTCGGACGTTCCCTTGGTTGCACACTCCTTATATGGCGCGGGGACGCTTTGGATTAGCCAAATGGCCATGGCTCAACAGAGAATGGTCATGGTTGGCGCAAGATACCTTGGACCGTTATGTAGCGGCTCAACTGAAGCAGGCAACTACATTAATCGCTCTGTCAGGATCTGGTTTGCACTCAGGAGCAGTAGCCCAACGACAAGGTGGCTATCATATATGTGATCGTGGTTCGTCTCATATACGATTTCAAGACCGCATCTTACGGGAAGAGTACGCCCGCTTTGGCGTACCATTTCCGGGCATTGACCCGCGCATCATAGCCAAAGAGGAAGCGGAATACCAACAAGCGGATTTTATAACGGTACCGTCGGAGTTCGTTAAAAAATCATTTATCGAAATGGGGGTACCGGTAAGGAAACTTGTAAAAATGGTTTATGGGGCCCGATTAGATCGCTTTAAACCAGTTGGAGAGCCGCCAAAGGATCGATTCCGAGTGCTGTGGGTAGGAAGTGTCAGTTTACGGAAAGGGTTCCTAGATTTGCTTGAGGCATTTGCATCGCTTAAATCCCATAACAAAGAATTGCTTGTCGTCGGGTCAGTAGACCCAGAAATGAAAAGCTTGTTAAAAAGCCGACGAAAGGTAGAGGGGGTATGTTTTCGCGGTACCGTGTCGAATCAAGAATTGCCCATGCTTTACAGCACGGCACATGTCTTTGTCCTTCCTAGTATTGAAGAAGGGTTGAGCATGGTGCAAGGTGAAGCACTAGCATGCGGATGTCCCGTTATTGCGTCGACGAATACTGGTGCCGAAGACTTGTTTAGCGATAAAGTAGAAGGATACATAGTGCCCATTCGCGCGCCAGAAAAGCTTAGGGAACGACTTGAGCAATTGCTAGAGGATAATCAGTTAAGACTAGAAATGTCGGAGGCTGCCAAACTAAGGGTAAAGGCCTTGGGAGGATGGGACAGTTATGGCAACTCATTTACCCAGTTAATAAAATCACTTTAA
- a CDS encoding polysaccharide biosynthesis protein yields the protein MAPLVGVGGLAAFSTMRTGSNIALQGLNTITNPLIPDLMRFLQQRDQARCESVFGAVWIIVVALMAPAVVVLQAVIEPLYVVWTRGHIAFNPWLFALLSLSVLVFAVVQPATTIVVGNNLLKPQLLLSTLAALSVVGGIYLFVPRIGIVGAGVALLGAEMITSAGYKTVAQRWMHQHGMKWPNSSFLVAVTSISIAAVAMVLMIVFPLAKWPIVAISLLLFSVNTWRYWQVLPAIAVQHILRLASKFLWRRATLPV from the coding sequence ATGGCGCCGCTGGTGGGGGTGGGTGGCTTAGCGGCTTTTTCTACCATGCGTACGGGATCTAACATTGCTTTACAGGGCCTCAATACCATTACAAATCCATTGATTCCGGATTTAATGCGTTTTCTCCAGCAACGTGATCAAGCACGATGCGAGTCAGTTTTTGGGGCCGTTTGGATTATCGTAGTGGCTCTAATGGCGCCAGCAGTTGTAGTACTCCAAGCAGTTATTGAACCGTTGTACGTAGTCTGGACTAGGGGACATATTGCCTTTAACCCTTGGCTGTTTGCACTACTGTCTTTAAGTGTGCTTGTTTTCGCCGTCGTGCAGCCGGCCACGACCATCGTAGTAGGGAATAATTTACTTAAGCCCCAATTACTGCTCTCGACCTTGGCCGCGCTAAGCGTGGTAGGGGGGATTTACCTATTCGTACCCCGAATTGGTATTGTAGGTGCTGGTGTTGCCTTATTAGGTGCAGAAATGATCACATCGGCAGGCTACAAGACAGTGGCTCAACGGTGGATGCATCAACACGGCATGAAATGGCCTAATTCTTCCTTTTTGGTAGCAGTTACTTCCATTAGTATTGCGGCCGTGGCGATGGTGCTCATGATCGTATTTCCCCTAGCAAAATGGCCAATCGTAGCCATTTCCCTCCTGCTTTTTAGTGTAAATACTTGGCGTTACTGGCAAGTCTTGCCTGCAATCGCTGTACAGCACATTCTACGACTAGCCAGTAAGTTTCTATGGAGAAGGGCAACATTACCGGTATGA
- a CDS encoding glycosyltransferase family 2 protein, which yields MKVSVCIPTYNQSAYLEQAIQSAAKQSHTPLEIIVADDCSTDDTSALLAKLAAEIPFLKVIRQCQNVGIMGNTDACLRQASGDFIVRLDSDDYLSPDYIEKLGQQLLKFPKAGYAHAAVQEIDHAGAFLQHRKLFRKSGPQASNEALRSMLKGYRVAANIIMFKQEALATVNYVSGRPTQVEDYSLASAICAAGYDNVYLDETLAFYRVWETTGHARRKRKLTEITGLQRVFEEVLEPAYRQRGWEIKDVLASKTQLACKHANCLAWDIYDETEKKELLAALQKLSSTSRAQLIYWLYLNGLGKPINIVSNVEATCKSYLKGSRALWPLVRYTK from the coding sequence ATGAAAGTTTCGGTTTGTATTCCTACCTATAACCAAAGCGCATATTTAGAGCAAGCCATTCAGAGCGCTGCAAAACAATCTCATACTCCCTTGGAGATAATTGTTGCAGATGATTGTAGCACCGATGATACGTCTGCGCTTTTAGCCAAGCTTGCGGCTGAAATCCCTTTCTTAAAGGTTATTCGACAATGCCAGAATGTAGGAATAATGGGTAATACGGACGCCTGTCTTCGCCAAGCATCAGGAGATTTTATCGTTCGACTTGATTCTGATGACTATTTATCACCTGATTATATAGAAAAATTAGGGCAGCAACTACTTAAGTTTCCCAAAGCTGGCTATGCTCACGCTGCTGTTCAGGAGATTGATCATGCTGGGGCATTTTTACAACATAGAAAATTATTTAGGAAGTCAGGCCCTCAAGCAAGTAATGAGGCTTTACGGTCTATGCTGAAAGGCTACCGAGTAGCAGCCAACATCATCATGTTTAAACAGGAGGCACTGGCTACCGTGAATTATGTATCAGGAAGACCGACCCAAGTAGAAGATTATAGTTTAGCATCGGCTATCTGTGCCGCTGGTTACGATAACGTTTACCTAGATGAAACCCTAGCTTTTTACCGAGTTTGGGAAACGACTGGACATGCAAGACGCAAACGCAAGCTCACGGAAATCACAGGTCTTCAACGAGTATTTGAAGAGGTCCTAGAGCCAGCTTACCGTCAACGGGGGTGGGAAATAAAAGACGTATTGGCTAGCAAAACCCAGCTCGCGTGCAAACATGCGAATTGCTTGGCTTGGGACATTTACGACGAAACAGAGAAAAAAGAGTTGCTTGCCGCCCTACAAAAATTATCATCTACTTCCCGCGCACAACTAATTTATTGGCTGTATTTAAATGGATTAGGAAAACCAATAAATATAGTGTCAAACGTAGAAGCAACCTGCAAATCATATTTGAAGGGTTCACGGGCTCTCTGGCCTTTGGTGCGCTATACTAAATAG